GAAGATCGAATCCAGCGGAAGCCGCGGGATACAGAAGCTCTTGCCTCCGCAGCAGGCCCTGGAAAACGCCAAAGCAGATATCATGAAGAAAGACTCAAGCAATATTTTCGCCTGGACACTGGGTTATTACTCCCCTGATTTCGACGAGAAAGCCTCAGTGGAAATGAAACCCTGCTATCATTTTTATACAGCCTCAGGCGCGATTTTCCATGTAGATGCAGTCACAGGAGTGTTGCTGTAACACTATCCGGGTCAATATCCTGATGAGGAAAAACAGTTTGCTCATAAGCTTTCATCGTCATGCGTGGAAAAGGCGTCCACAAGCTTCTGCGGGGAAACAACGGAGTAATTGTTGGCTTTGAGCCATTTGCAGAGGCTGGACAGCACTTCCCTGCTCTGTGGATGTATGTCGTGCATCAGCAGTATCCCCTTTTTCCGTTTTGTGATCTGCTTTGTGATGTTCGCAAAAAGTTCCTTCGGAGACTTGATGGACCAGTCCTGGCTGTCTATGGTCCAGCCGACAGGGATCAGGTCCAATTCGCTTCTGATGCTGTTCAGGTCTGTATCTCTGACAATGCCGTAAGGAGGCCGGAAAAATACAGGATTCTGCCCGTTCCCTTCGATCTGCGACATGGTCTTGGAGAGCTGATCTTTGATCGTTGCCCAGTCATAGGCTGTAAGAGGCCTGTCGTCAGGCGTGGCATGCCAGTAACCGTGAACGCCGGCTACTGCCCCTGTATCCTTTTCGGACAGAAGCAGATTCAGGCCAGTCTGTCTCTCCAGATGCACTCCCAGGACAAAAAAAATCGAGGGAAACGAATTTTCTTTCAATGTCTTGCAGATATCAGCAGTGTAATTTCCTACAGGAGTAGGTCCATCATCAAATGTCAGGATGATTTCCCCGCTTTTCAGGAAATCGTCGTACTGGACAAGAAATGGCGTCTTTCCCTTGACATATTTTACTTCACAGTATTTTCCAGGCAGTTTCCCGGCAGGAGCCTGCTCCTCTGTAAAATTGCCTTCTGTTTCCTTGATGATCCTGTCCACCTGGAGGAAAGCAATCCTGCTTCCTTTGAAATTGCCGTTTTTTTTCAGAATTTCCATGATTTCCCCAGCTGATTCTGAAGACATGGATTTGAGTACCAGGAGGTTGAGATCAATGAATTTCCGAAAGATCAGATAATTTTCACCGGCTCCTTCTTTTCCGAGCATCTCTTTGAAAAACAGGATTGTCACCTCAGGAGATGAGATGATCGTATCCTTGATTTTCAGTGAGATGGAAGTCTCACGCTGATGAAGGTAATGACCTGTAATATATATTTCCTGGTAAGCCCGGTTGGTATGGACTTCGGCTGTGTGCGCCTGTTCCGAGAAATATCCGAGTGTCAGATGATAATCTCTGTAATCGTGCAGCAGTCCTTCAAAATCCGGCATGGGAACAGCAAAAACAGGAAGGGAGAGAATCAAGAGCAGAAAAACAAGCTTCATAATCGCCTCATGCTCATTCGAAATCAGCCCTGGCGTATAATTTCACGGTCGATTCCGAACAGCGTTTAAAGCCTTTGAATTCACCATTTGGTGGGATCAGCACAATCGAATGGCCTGAAGACTCCTGCACAGCCACCAGCTCTCCGATCAGCGTTTCCTGGCCCTTTTTCAGGATGATCTCCGTATTTCCCATATTCTTG
The window above is part of the Candidatus Wallbacteria bacterium genome. Proteins encoded here:
- a CDS encoding polysaccharide deacetylase family protein — encoded protein: MKLVFLLLILSLPVFAVPMPDFEGLLHDYRDYHLTLGYFSEQAHTAEVHTNRAYQEIYITGHYLHQRETSISLKIKDTIISSPEVTILFFKEMLGKEGAGENYLIFRKFIDLNLLVLKSMSSESAGEIMEILKKNGNFKGSRIAFLQVDRIIKETEGNFTEEQAPAGKLPGKYCEVKYVKGKTPFLVQYDDFLKSGEIILTFDDGPTPVGNYTADICKTLKENSFPSIFFVLGVHLERQTGLNLLLSEKDTGAVAGVHGYWHATPDDRPLTAYDWATIKDQLSKTMSQIEGNGQNPVFFRPPYGIVRDTDLNSIRSELDLIPVGWTIDSQDWSIKSPKELFANITKQITKRKKGILLMHDIHPQSREVLSSLCKWLKANNYSVVSPQKLVDAFSTHDDESL